A stretch of Imperialibacter roseus DNA encodes these proteins:
- a CDS encoding YceI family protein: MKKLLTLIFAVASTQLFAQSWELDKSHTNIKFTVTHMVVSEVDGTFGDFSGTVTGGDDKFVGAAVEFTAQTASVDTDSERRDTHLKSDDFFNAEKFPTIKFSGKIVDEGGKYFLVGNFTMRDVTKPVKFDVKYNGKVDTGRGMKAGFKVTGAINRFDYGLKWDAALEAGGLVVADEVQITCNVELNAPKS, encoded by the coding sequence ATGAAAAAACTTCTTACACTTATTTTTGCAGTGGCCAGCACACAACTTTTTGCTCAAAGCTGGGAGTTGGACAAATCCCACACCAACATCAAATTCACCGTCACTCACATGGTTGTTTCTGAAGTTGACGGCACTTTTGGCGACTTCTCAGGAACTGTAACCGGAGGTGATGACAAATTTGTTGGCGCAGCGGTTGAATTCACTGCTCAAACTGCCTCAGTTGATACCGACAGCGAAAGAAGAGACACCCACCTGAAATCAGATGACTTTTTCAATGCTGAAAAATTCCCAACCATCAAGTTCAGCGGTAAAATCGTCGACGAAGGCGGTAAGTACTTCCTGGTAGGAAACTTTACCATGCGTGATGTGACTAAGCCAGTAAAATTCGATGTTAAGTACAATGGCAAGGTTGATACAGGAAGAGGCATGAAAGCTGGCTTCAAAGTAACAGGCGCTATCAACAGATTCGACTATGGATTGAAATGGGATGCTGCGCTTGAGGCTGGCGGACTCGTGGTAGCCGATGAAGTTCAGATTACTTGTAATGTTGAGTTGAATGCTCCGAAAAGTTAA
- a CDS encoding PKD domain-containing protein: protein MPAINQQIVKGISGVFLYFLFLQGHAQCPPGPLGVGRFLDKPSGCATGAGLMIQFQPLYSQLDDNAEIHIDWGDGTAETVINVGSTGIQAGINYNTPQPHTYTEANTSGTCVLDITCWVVSSCYTVDETTVTAEIAVFNTDDFGDGGSDITIAPMLVEVCAGTSVDVNFDDVSPWNCTDAAAISTLNNRPRWTRWTHGVFTDITGSVLVDGNPVAFPFQEPIFDHVPSPVLNPIAPGNQSLTVTVPATATIGEEFHIRLENWNQCNPYEDAGGVPTGNAPVTQQAIIRIIAPPDPIVNTVVPGPYCVGEAVDFEFGGTPLPGYTYEWDFGDGSPVSTDQDPTHTYTSDNGGTPFDVTVSVTNNNTNVFSCQVVTTPAFQVTVNAVPEPVVSVEDIVGNPIATSFCGAVGGQDIYFNLDAASSIPNPGNTDVTWNFYEKDDFGTINTSLPNPALPILRTMVDPGVYRVEVEAMDNLTNCGSTDVVDITIYDTPVSTFTSQANVCEGDRSSFNTIADQVTSIPVVVNGDQVEFWDWDFSYDGVSFNQELRKTDNADFDWYLDGAPVVGEVEPTTSVAGSYRVALRVTTQTGMCSDLFETTITVNTVPVPVISVEDASNAAHPTTFCKVVAGEFLYFDLDPSSVNPHPGNTDFTWNFYAVDDDATISSSVVNPVTPVQRFFNDPGVYRVELVVDDLTSGCSASTEVHITIYDLPTASFEATEVCEGERTRFSGINNVVPVSVNGDVVEFWDWDFSYDGVTFNQELRRTDNSDFEWFLDGSDVTGETEPLVSVAGVYQVALRVTTQVGQCFQVFSLEVEVKKTPVASLSSSYTEPVCFGEEVVFTNESVQPDEISQAGPVNYQLLVTDLDNSDVDTVNFFGATLPYGFQNNGTSQKTYAVNLVANAFNSCSARADTIFVAVNPGFNSAFSDPYYDPLMPNCSPLTGAFEVSLATAQLDVDSYTWTIEGEGGVLNGFPLTVQKGPANFNTLAYTLTNSLRRNVLYRITLSAEKEGVCITDSQQIVRVDPVPSGTFTVSESLDSCLTKTVVLEADERGLVAYDWVVTASPDQMVEDDDLLTLIYSRPDPGQPDVSSTVTLQTTNSAGCVSSTEEASFEVENLNQPVVVDFLATPERLILPDVDVSIQNLTTGGENLQYLWDFGDGTESLVADPEVHTFPGAGSYTIQLEVTNGFCVESVERTVVIDPTVPEVDFVPDRYSGCRPLTVQFNNTSQFADSTKFVWDFGDDQGFSTAVNPRYIYNEPGTYSVTLTGQNSIGNSDTETKEAIIEVFEVPIAAFDLRPGEVYLPGKPVFFSNLSQAYDSAFWDFGDENFSTEENPVHYYAEKGEYSVTLIVKTDNGCADTLRRQSAVLAIEGGSVVVPNAFTPSTLGPGGGEGGTGSFNDMFLPRTQGVVDFRMLIYNKWGQLIFESTNVDWGWDGYYNGRMAPQDVYVYKLELTYINGQRQEKVGDVTLIR from the coding sequence ATGCCTGCCATCAACCAGCAAATTGTAAAAGGCATTTCAGGTGTATTCTTGTATTTCTTGTTTTTGCAAGGACATGCTCAGTGCCCTCCCGGCCCGCTTGGCGTTGGCCGTTTTCTAGACAAACCCAGCGGTTGTGCCACTGGGGCTGGCTTAATGATACAGTTTCAACCACTGTACAGCCAGCTGGATGACAATGCTGAAATTCATATCGATTGGGGTGACGGCACAGCGGAGACTGTCATTAACGTTGGCTCTACTGGAATTCAGGCAGGAATAAACTACAACACTCCCCAACCACACACATATACTGAAGCCAATACATCCGGCACTTGCGTGCTGGACATCACCTGCTGGGTTGTCAGCTCGTGCTACACAGTGGACGAGACAACGGTGACAGCCGAAATTGCAGTTTTCAATACTGATGATTTTGGAGATGGCGGAAGTGATATCACCATTGCACCCATGCTGGTGGAGGTCTGCGCCGGAACCTCTGTAGACGTGAATTTCGATGACGTGAGCCCCTGGAATTGTACTGATGCCGCAGCGATAAGCACGCTTAATAATAGGCCCAGATGGACACGCTGGACACATGGTGTTTTTACCGACATCACAGGCTCCGTGCTGGTAGATGGAAACCCGGTCGCTTTTCCTTTTCAGGAGCCCATTTTTGATCACGTCCCCTCTCCAGTGCTCAATCCCATCGCTCCTGGCAACCAGTCGTTGACAGTAACTGTGCCTGCCACAGCTACTATTGGCGAGGAGTTCCACATTCGGCTGGAGAACTGGAACCAGTGCAATCCTTATGAGGATGCTGGAGGTGTACCAACAGGCAATGCGCCCGTGACCCAGCAGGCGATTATCAGAATAATTGCGCCACCAGATCCAATTGTCAACACCGTAGTTCCCGGGCCTTACTGTGTGGGCGAGGCGGTGGATTTTGAGTTTGGCGGCACACCTTTGCCGGGATATACCTACGAATGGGATTTCGGAGACGGCAGCCCTGTTTCGACGGACCAGGATCCGACACATACCTACACCAGCGACAATGGGGGAACTCCCTTTGACGTGACGGTTTCGGTAACGAACAATAACACCAACGTTTTCTCCTGCCAGGTGGTAACCACCCCAGCCTTCCAGGTAACCGTGAACGCCGTTCCCGAGCCGGTAGTGTCCGTCGAAGACATCGTTGGAAACCCAATTGCCACCTCATTTTGCGGCGCTGTCGGTGGTCAGGACATTTATTTTAACCTCGACGCTGCATCTTCTATTCCTAATCCTGGAAATACAGATGTCACGTGGAATTTCTACGAAAAAGATGACTTTGGAACCATAAACACCAGCCTCCCCAATCCAGCCCTGCCCATTCTGAGAACGATGGTGGATCCGGGGGTTTACCGTGTGGAAGTGGAGGCGATGGACAACCTCACCAACTGTGGCTCAACCGACGTGGTGGATATCACAATCTACGACACGCCCGTTTCTACCTTTACCAGCCAGGCCAATGTGTGCGAGGGTGACAGGTCATCATTCAACACCATAGCTGACCAGGTCACCTCCATTCCGGTGGTGGTGAATGGCGATCAGGTGGAGTTTTGGGATTGGGACTTTAGCTACGATGGGGTCAGTTTCAATCAGGAACTGCGAAAAACTGACAATGCCGATTTTGACTGGTACCTGGACGGGGCACCGGTAGTAGGTGAAGTGGAGCCTACTACCTCCGTAGCTGGGAGCTACAGAGTGGCACTGCGAGTGACCACGCAAACCGGGATGTGCTCCGATCTCTTCGAAACGACTATCACAGTGAATACAGTGCCGGTTCCGGTTATTTCGGTGGAGGATGCTTCCAACGCAGCGCACCCCACTACATTTTGCAAAGTTGTTGCTGGAGAGTTTCTTTACTTTGACCTCGATCCTTCGTCTGTCAACCCTCACCCCGGCAACACAGATTTTACCTGGAACTTTTATGCAGTGGATGATGATGCAACTATTTCCTCTTCTGTTGTGAATCCAGTCACGCCAGTGCAAAGGTTCTTTAATGATCCCGGCGTTTACCGGGTTGAGCTAGTCGTTGATGACCTCACGTCGGGGTGTTCGGCAAGCACTGAAGTGCACATCACTATTTATGACCTGCCGACGGCATCGTTTGAAGCTACGGAAGTATGCGAGGGAGAACGAACCAGGTTTAGTGGAATTAACAATGTTGTTCCGGTGTCTGTAAATGGAGATGTGGTAGAGTTTTGGGATTGGGACTTCAGCTACGATGGGGTAACGTTTAATCAGGAGCTTAGAAGAACTGACAACAGCGATTTCGAATGGTTTTTGGATGGGAGTGATGTTACAGGCGAAACAGAGCCTTTGGTCTCAGTGGCTGGCGTATATCAGGTGGCACTAAGGGTAACTACGCAAGTTGGGCAGTGTTTTCAGGTTTTTAGCCTTGAGGTAGAGGTGAAAAAAACGCCGGTGGCTTCGCTTTCGTCAAGCTATACAGAACCCGTTTGCTTTGGCGAAGAGGTGGTGTTCACCAATGAGAGTGTACAGCCAGATGAAATTAGCCAGGCAGGCCCGGTTAACTATCAACTGCTGGTAACTGATCTCGACAACAGCGACGTGGATACGGTCAATTTTTTTGGAGCAACACTACCTTATGGCTTTCAAAACAATGGGACAAGTCAGAAGACCTATGCAGTTAATCTGGTAGCAAACGCTTTCAACAGTTGTTCGGCCCGGGCAGATACAATATTTGTTGCGGTAAACCCCGGTTTCAACTCAGCTTTCTCCGACCCTTACTATGACCCATTGATGCCAAACTGTTCTCCGCTGACAGGAGCGTTTGAGGTAAGTTTAGCGACAGCCCAGCTCGACGTGGACAGCTATACATGGACGATTGAAGGGGAGGGCGGTGTGTTGAATGGCTTTCCGCTGACAGTACAAAAAGGCCCGGCGAATTTCAATACACTTGCCTATACATTGACCAATTCGCTGAGAAGAAATGTGCTCTACAGGATTACCTTGTCAGCTGAAAAGGAAGGTGTTTGCATCACAGACTCACAGCAGATAGTGCGGGTAGATCCAGTTCCCTCGGGAACATTTACCGTCAGCGAATCTCTTGACAGTTGCCTGACGAAGACAGTGGTTTTGGAAGCAGATGAAAGAGGACTGGTGGCGTACGACTGGGTAGTGACTGCCAGCCCCGATCAAATGGTGGAAGACGACGACCTGCTAACGCTCATCTATAGCCGGCCTGACCCTGGGCAGCCGGATGTCTCTTCAACCGTTACGCTGCAAACAACTAACTCAGCAGGTTGTGTCAGCAGCACTGAGGAAGCTTCATTTGAAGTTGAAAATTTAAATCAACCAGTTGTGGTGGATTTTCTCGCCACACCCGAACGTCTTATTCTGCCGGATGTCGATGTAAGTATCCAAAACCTGACCACAGGAGGCGAAAATCTTCAATACCTATGGGATTTCGGCGACGGCACTGAGTCGTTGGTTGCTGATCCTGAAGTGCATACTTTTCCTGGAGCAGGGAGCTACACGATCCAGCTGGAAGTCACGAATGGTTTTTGTGTGGAGTCAGTTGAACGAACCGTTGTGATCGACCCAACCGTTCCTGAAGTAGACTTCGTTCCTGATCGCTACAGCGGCTGCAGGCCTTTGACGGTGCAATTCAACAACACCAGTCAATTTGCAGACTCGACCAAGTTCGTTTGGGACTTTGGCGATGACCAGGGGTTCTCCACCGCAGTGAATCCAAGATATATCTACAACGAACCGGGGACATACTCAGTGACTTTGACTGGCCAAAACAGCATTGGTAATTCGGACACCGAGACCAAGGAGGCAATTATTGAGGTGTTTGAGGTACCAATAGCAGCCTTCGATTTGAGACCAGGGGAGGTCTATTTACCCGGCAAACCCGTTTTTTTCTCTAACCTGAGCCAGGCCTATGATTCTGCCTTTTGGGATTTTGGGGATGAAAATTTTTCGACTGAGGAGAACCCTGTGCATTATTATGCGGAGAAGGGTGAGTACAGCGTCACTCTTATTGTGAAAACTGACAATGGTTGCGCCGACACCCTTAGAAGACAGAGCGCTGTATTGGCGATTGAAGGCGGTAGCGTTGTTGTGCCCAATGCTTTTACCCCAAGTACGCTGGGGCCCGGAGGGGGAGAAGGTGGCACTGGTTCTTTCAACGACATGTTTTTGCCCCGCACGCAGGGGGTCGTTGATTTCCGCATGTTGATTTACAACAAATGGGGGCAGTTGATTTTTGAAAGCACGAACGTGGACTGGGGATGGGATGGCTATTACAATGGAAGGATGGCTCCACAGGATGTGTACGTATACAAGCTTGAGCTTACCTACATCAATGGACAAAGGCAGGAGAAAGTTGGGGACGTAACGCTTATAAGGTGA
- a CDS encoding PorP/SprF family type IX secretion system membrane protein, with protein MGNKSSFIVVLIFFYSLAAEAQDFQYSQYYSAPLYLSPAFAGTEEHQRITVNNRIQWPSLPKAFNNYSLSYDYNMKNLNSGVGLLLSTEQAGSAGLRNTSGAINYSYRVNFNKKWVVSTGIYLGYTSRRIDPTKIIFGDQIDFGVDGVPSSDPVASQITPVQYLDTGAGILMYNRRVWLGAGFHHLNQPNQSFLEGSSKLPMKYSIHGGIQIPLGNKTFQRGEAPSSISPSFVFKSQGTFQQLDVGASFLYEPIIFGLWYRGIPFADNGTSFINHDAVILLMGVRFLAFDVGYSYDASISRLGADTGGAHEISIQYRFDTTNPAKVKRKDKFLPCPSFYGKASKK; from the coding sequence ATGGGGAACAAAAGTAGTTTTATTGTAGTCTTGATTTTTTTTTATAGCCTGGCTGCGGAGGCCCAGGATTTTCAATACTCCCAATACTACTCGGCACCCCTTTATCTGAGTCCGGCTTTTGCTGGCACGGAGGAGCACCAACGCATTACGGTAAACAACCGGATTCAGTGGCCAAGTTTACCAAAGGCTTTCAATAATTATTCCCTTTCGTACGACTACAATATGAAAAACCTCAACAGCGGGGTAGGCTTACTGTTAAGCACAGAACAGGCTGGTTCGGCTGGGCTAAGGAACACTTCAGGCGCTATAAACTACAGTTACAGAGTTAATTTCAATAAAAAGTGGGTCGTTAGCACAGGCATTTACCTGGGCTATACATCAAGAAGAATTGATCCCACAAAAATCATATTTGGGGATCAGATTGATTTTGGCGTCGATGGTGTGCCATCGTCTGATCCGGTGGCTAGTCAAATAACACCGGTTCAGTATCTTGACACCGGTGCGGGTATCTTGATGTACAACCGGCGGGTTTGGCTCGGAGCGGGCTTCCATCACCTCAACCAGCCCAATCAGTCGTTTCTGGAAGGATCAAGTAAGCTACCCATGAAGTATTCCATTCATGGAGGCATCCAGATTCCGCTTGGAAACAAAACCTTCCAAAGAGGTGAGGCGCCGTCGAGTATTTCTCCAAGTTTTGTCTTTAAGTCGCAGGGTACCTTTCAGCAGTTGGACGTGGGGGCGTCATTTCTCTACGAACCGATTATTTTCGGACTGTGGTACCGTGGAATACCATTTGCCGACAATGGCACCAGCTTTATTAACCACGACGCCGTCATTTTATTGATGGGGGTGAGGTTCCTGGCGTTCGATGTCGGCTACAGCTACGACGCCAGCATTTCAAGGCTTGGCGCAGACACGGGAGGCGCTCATGAAATTTCGATTCAGTACCGTTTTGATACCACCAACCCTGCAAAAGTGAAGCGGAAAGATAAATTTTTGCCCTGCCCTTCCTTTTATGGTAAAGCCAGTAAAAAGTAA
- the yidC gene encoding membrane protein insertase YidC, translating to MDRQQVIGMVMMLILLTVYFTFFAPDPPVEEPIVATTESVVQPSQASRDTTTAAFTPLADSIKDGQLKEKFGAFAAIASGKNSEVALENDDIKLSISTKGGFVSSVELKNYKTYNGEPLILLDEQSSEMNLSFGGQNRNLKLDDFYFKPSVTSKKVSGNDSVTVTLRASLSTGQYIEQAYTIYGKGYEIGYSLTTKGLDNYLSQEPVVFQWKNDVKRVEADLKDSRIRTTINYYTLAGETDELSATSEGLEEETISESIQWVAIKQKFFTAAIIANDGFSGAYVATKYTVADTTKVKEAMVSLTLPSERWKNSGVVGKLYFGPNEYNTLKDVAPEFSSNINLGWSILGWINKGFTIPVFHFLEGFITNYGIIIIIIVILMRLILFPLNYKSYMSMAKMKVLKPEIDEIKAQYPDDMQKQQSETMALYQKVGINPLSGCIPMLLQMPILFAMFYFFPNAIELRQVSFLWAHDLSTYDSVLNLPFVIPFYGDHVSLFTLLMTASTILYTWSNSQMTTVQGPMKTLQYIMPITFLFFLNSYAAGLTYYYFVSNILSFGQQTLIRRFVDEDKIKLKLEENKKKNANKKKSSFQQRLDEAMKAGNASRKKK from the coding sequence ATGGATAGACAGCAAGTAATTGGGATGGTCATGATGTTGATCTTGCTCACCGTTTATTTTACTTTTTTTGCCCCCGATCCTCCAGTTGAAGAGCCGATAGTAGCTACCACAGAAAGCGTTGTGCAGCCTTCGCAGGCTTCCAGAGATACTACCACCGCAGCTTTTACGCCGTTGGCCGATTCAATAAAAGACGGTCAGTTGAAAGAAAAGTTTGGCGCATTTGCAGCCATTGCGTCAGGTAAAAACAGCGAAGTTGCCCTGGAGAATGACGACATCAAACTATCTATCAGCACCAAGGGCGGTTTTGTTTCCTCAGTTGAGCTAAAAAACTACAAGACGTACAATGGCGAACCACTGATCCTGCTGGATGAGCAAAGCTCTGAAATGAACCTGAGCTTTGGTGGCCAAAACAGGAACCTGAAGCTTGACGATTTCTATTTTAAGCCTTCTGTTACATCAAAGAAGGTATCGGGCAACGATTCTGTCACAGTGACTCTCAGAGCGTCTCTAAGCACTGGTCAGTACATCGAGCAGGCTTACACCATCTATGGCAAAGGCTATGAGATTGGCTATTCCCTGACTACCAAAGGCCTCGACAACTACCTTAGTCAGGAGCCCGTTGTGTTTCAGTGGAAAAACGACGTAAAAAGAGTTGAGGCCGACCTGAAAGACTCCCGTATACGGACTACCATTAACTACTACACACTTGCCGGTGAAACTGACGAGCTCAGCGCCACATCGGAAGGGCTTGAGGAAGAAACAATCAGTGAGTCCATTCAATGGGTAGCCATCAAACAGAAATTCTTTACGGCGGCTATTATAGCCAATGATGGTTTTTCTGGTGCTTATGTGGCCACCAAGTATACCGTAGCCGACACCACCAAGGTAAAAGAGGCGATGGTGAGCCTGACCCTTCCATCCGAAAGATGGAAAAACAGTGGTGTGGTTGGTAAATTGTATTTTGGGCCTAACGAATACAATACCCTTAAAGATGTAGCACCGGAGTTCAGCAGTAATATCAACCTGGGCTGGAGTATCCTGGGCTGGATCAATAAAGGGTTTACGATCCCGGTTTTTCATTTCCTTGAAGGCTTCATCACCAACTACGGTATCATCATTATCATTATCGTGATTCTGATGAGACTGATACTTTTCCCGCTCAACTACAAGTCGTACATGAGCATGGCGAAAATGAAGGTGCTTAAGCCAGAGATAGATGAAATTAAGGCGCAGTACCCTGACGACATGCAAAAGCAGCAGTCGGAAACCATGGCACTGTACCAGAAGGTTGGTATCAACCCTCTCAGCGGCTGTATTCCCATGTTGCTGCAAATGCCGATTCTGTTTGCCATGTTCTATTTCTTCCCGAACGCCATCGAGCTCAGGCAGGTGTCCTTCCTTTGGGCGCATGACTTGTCCACATATGATAGTGTACTGAACCTTCCTTTCGTGATACCTTTCTATGGTGACCACGTTAGTTTGTTCACCTTGCTGATGACCGCTTCTACCATACTTTATACCTGGAGCAACAGCCAGATGACCACAGTGCAGGGGCCAATGAAAACGCTTCAGTACATCATGCCGATTACGTTCCTGTTCTTCCTGAACTCCTACGCAGCTGGCTTGACTTACTACTACTTCGTTTCCAATATCCTGTCATTTGGCCAGCAGACCCTCATCAGACGGTTTGTGGATGAAGACAAAATCAAGCTGAAACTGGAAGAGAACAAAAAGAAGAACGCCAACAAGAAAAAATCGTCGTTTCAGCAGCGACTGGACGAGGCCATGAAGGCAGGCAATGCTTCGAGGAAGAAGAAATAG
- a CDS encoding CTP synthase, with protein MSKAKYIFVTGGVTSSLGKGIISASLGKLLQARGFRVTIQKFDPYINIDPGTLNPYEHGECYVTDDGAETDLDLGHYERFLDIKTSQDNNVTTGRIYNNVITKERRGDFLGKTVQVVPHITDEIKNNFYKLGETGDYDIVITEIGGCVGDIESLPFIEAVRQARFELGVNNFVSIHLTLIPYLKAAGEQKTKPTQHSVKQLLEAGIQPDILVCRTEHTLTSEIRKKLALFCNVASNCVIEAQDAETIYDVPLLMRKEKLDERVLTKLKLSHKKEPQIDQWKEFLGRLKNPTDEVRIALVGKYVQLKDAYKSIAEAFVHAGAHNECRVELSWINSEELDGDNVVRLLKDKHGILVAPGFGERGWEGKLQAVKYAREDKIPFFGICLGLQCAVIEFARNVLNIPKANSTEMDPKTKAPVIDMMEAQKKVTKMGGTMRLGAYACELKKGSKAYSVYGHSKIMERHRHRYEFNNKYLEQFEEAGFLATGINPDTKLVEIMELKDHPWFVGSQFHPELKSTVMNPHPLFVRFVKAALAFKKETYK; from the coding sequence ATGTCCAAAGCAAAATACATCTTCGTAACGGGCGGCGTTACGTCTTCATTAGGCAAAGGAATCATCTCGGCATCTCTCGGCAAGTTACTGCAAGCCAGAGGCTTTCGGGTAACGATTCAAAAATTTGACCCTTATATCAACATCGACCCGGGCACCTTAAACCCTTACGAGCATGGTGAGTGTTACGTAACCGATGATGGTGCAGAAACCGACCTTGACCTTGGCCACTATGAAAGATTTCTCGATATAAAAACCTCTCAGGATAATAATGTCACCACCGGGCGTATATATAACAATGTTATTACCAAAGAACGCCGGGGCGATTTCCTGGGAAAGACCGTGCAGGTGGTTCCACACATCACTGACGAAATAAAAAACAACTTTTATAAACTAGGAGAAACAGGCGACTACGATATCGTCATCACTGAAATCGGTGGCTGCGTAGGTGATATTGAGTCGCTGCCATTTATTGAAGCGGTTCGCCAGGCAAGGTTTGAATTGGGCGTTAATAATTTCGTTTCCATTCATCTCACACTTATTCCTTACCTCAAGGCTGCGGGTGAGCAAAAAACAAAGCCGACACAGCATTCAGTAAAGCAACTTCTGGAAGCGGGTATTCAGCCCGACATTCTGGTTTGCCGGACCGAACATACCCTTACCAGCGAAATCCGCAAGAAGCTGGCGCTTTTCTGTAACGTAGCCAGCAACTGCGTGATAGAAGCACAGGATGCTGAAACCATCTACGACGTGCCCCTTCTCATGAGAAAAGAAAAGCTGGATGAAAGAGTACTCACCAAGCTGAAGCTTTCTCATAAGAAAGAACCTCAAATTGACCAGTGGAAGGAATTCCTGGGCAGGCTTAAGAATCCGACAGACGAGGTAAGAATTGCCCTTGTTGGTAAGTATGTGCAACTCAAGGATGCCTACAAATCTATAGCAGAAGCTTTTGTACATGCGGGCGCTCACAATGAATGCCGGGTGGAACTGTCGTGGATTAACTCTGAAGAACTTGACGGCGACAATGTAGTGCGCCTTTTGAAGGACAAACATGGCATTTTAGTAGCGCCAGGATTTGGCGAACGTGGCTGGGAAGGCAAGCTTCAGGCGGTAAAATATGCCAGAGAAGACAAGATTCCATTCTTCGGAATTTGCCTCGGTTTGCAGTGTGCTGTAATTGAATTCGCAAGAAACGTACTAAATATACCGAAGGCCAACTCTACTGAGATGGACCCGAAGACAAAAGCGCCCGTCATTGACATGATGGAAGCTCAGAAAAAAGTAACCAAAATGGGTGGTACCATGAGGCTGGGAGCCTACGCATGTGAGTTGAAGAAAGGTTCGAAAGCTTATTCGGTTTACGGCCACTCAAAAATTATGGAGCGCCACAGGCACCGCTATGAGTTTAACAATAAATACCTTGAGCAATTTGAAGAAGCTGGATTTCTTGCTACGGGTATTAACCCCGACACTAAGCTTGTGGAAATAATGGAATTGAAAGACCATCCATGGTTTGTTGGCAGTCAGTTCCATCCGGAGTTGAAAAGCACCGTGATGAACCCTCACCCTCTTTTTGTCCGCTTCGTGAAGGCTGCTCTTGCCTTTAAAAAAGAAACATATAAATAA
- a CDS encoding ParA family protein: MGKIISIANQKGGVGKTTSAINLAASLAALEYKTLIVDADPQANSTSGVGLNPKEVEVSIYECMVNGDDPHDAIVKTDLEYLYLMPSHIDLVGAEVEMVSISGREEKMRTALGLVKDEYDFIIIDCSPSLGLITINALVASDSVMVPVQCEYFALEGLGKLLNTIKIIQSRLNPELEIEGILLTMYDVRLRLSNQVVEEVNTHFKSLVFETIIPRNIKLSESPSFGLPAIAHDAESKGAISYLNLAEEILKRNEMRIPKVSA; encoded by the coding sequence ATGGGCAAAATCATTTCGATTGCGAACCAGAAAGGCGGAGTAGGTAAAACAACCTCGGCCATCAATTTAGCTGCCAGCTTAGCCGCTTTGGAGTACAAGACCCTCATTGTAGATGCTGACCCTCAGGCCAACTCTACGTCGGGTGTTGGCTTGAACCCCAAGGAAGTGGAAGTTAGTATTTACGAGTGTATGGTGAACGGAGACGATCCGCACGATGCCATTGTGAAAACGGATTTGGAGTACCTGTACCTGATGCCTTCCCACATTGACCTGGTAGGTGCCGAGGTAGAAATGGTGAGCATCAGCGGCAGAGAAGAAAAAATGAGAACGGCTCTTGGGCTGGTCAAGGATGAGTACGACTTCATCATCATCGACTGTTCTCCATCACTAGGCTTGATCACAATCAATGCCCTTGTTGCCAGCGATTCGGTAATGGTACCCGTTCAGTGCGAGTACTTCGCCCTTGAAGGTTTGGGAAAACTCCTGAATACTATTAAGATCATTCAGTCCAGGCTTAATCCAGAGCTGGAAATAGAAGGTATTCTGCTCACCATGTACGACGTGAGACTGAGGCTTTCTAACCAGGTGGTGGAAGAAGTAAATACACACTTCAAGTCACTCGTGTTTGAAACAATCATACCTAGAAATATTAAGTTAAGTGAATCCCCAAGTTTCGGCCTACCGGCTATAGCGCACGATGCGGAAAGCAAAGGAGCTATCAGCTATCTCAACCTGGCCGAAGAAATCCTGAAAAGGAATGAAATGAGGATTCCAAAAGTGAGCGCTTGA